One window of Bifidobacterium pseudocatenulatum DSM 20438 = JCM 1200 = LMG 10505 genomic DNA carries:
- the ychF gene encoding redox-regulated ATPase YchF encodes MSLTIGIVGLPNVGKSTMFNALTRNNVLAENYPFATIEPNTGIVPLPDDRLPVLAKLVHTEKIVPATVTFVDIAGIVKGASEGEGLGNKFLANIREADAICEVVRAFEDDDIVHVNGKVDPSDDIETINTELILADLQTIENALPKLEKDLRGKKIEPAYMEAVKQAKTILEAGETIDKAAREGRFDKDSVYDLHLMSAKPFIYVFNVDDAELQNKDMQAKLAASVAPAPAIFLNAQFEADLTELDEADAREMLADAGLEESGLDQLARVGYDTLGLSTFLTAGEKEVRAWQIHKGYTAPQAAGVIHTDFEKGFIKADIVSYDDFVAAEGSMVKIKEEGKLRQEGRDYVMQDGDIVEFKFNVSKK; translated from the coding sequence ATGTCTCTTACTATCGGAATCGTCGGACTGCCGAACGTCGGCAAGTCCACCATGTTCAACGCATTGACCCGCAACAACGTGCTGGCGGAAAACTATCCGTTCGCCACCATCGAACCGAACACCGGCATTGTGCCGTTGCCGGATGACCGTCTGCCGGTGCTCGCCAAGCTCGTGCATACGGAGAAGATCGTGCCGGCCACCGTCACCTTCGTCGACATCGCAGGAATCGTCAAGGGCGCTTCGGAAGGCGAAGGCCTGGGCAACAAGTTCCTCGCCAACATTCGCGAAGCCGACGCGATCTGCGAGGTCGTGCGTGCCTTCGAAGACGATGATATCGTGCACGTCAACGGCAAGGTCGATCCGTCCGACGACATTGAAACCATCAACACCGAGCTGATCCTCGCCGATCTGCAGACCATCGAGAACGCGCTGCCGAAGTTGGAGAAGGATTTGCGCGGTAAGAAGATCGAACCGGCCTACATGGAGGCCGTCAAGCAGGCGAAGACCATTCTTGAAGCCGGCGAAACCATTGATAAGGCGGCTCGCGAAGGTCGTTTCGACAAGGATTCCGTCTACGATCTGCACTTGATGAGCGCCAAGCCGTTCATCTATGTGTTCAACGTGGACGATGCCGAACTGCAGAACAAAGACATGCAGGCCAAGCTCGCCGCATCCGTGGCTCCGGCTCCGGCCATTTTCCTCAACGCGCAGTTTGAAGCCGACCTGACCGAACTCGACGAGGCTGACGCTCGCGAGATGCTTGCGGACGCCGGTCTTGAGGAGTCCGGATTGGATCAGTTGGCGCGAGTCGGCTACGATACGCTCGGCCTTTCCACCTTCCTCACCGCAGGCGAGAAGGAAGTTCGCGCATGGCAGATTCATAAGGGCTATACTGCCCCGCAGGCTGCCGGCGTGATTCATACGGACTTCGAAAAAGGCTTCATCAAGGCCGACATCGTCTCCTACGACGATTTCGTGGCTGCCGAAGGCTCCATGGTCAAGATCAAGGAGGAAGGCAAGCTACGCCAGGAAGGCCGCGACTACGTGATGCAGGACGGCGATATCGTCGAATTTAAATTCAACGTCTCCAAAAAGTAA
- a CDS encoding MDR family MFS transporter, which yields MTSQKTAEFGSAASSVKPIDSHARFIVVGVIVVGSFIALLNQTVMSPALPALMRDFNITTGTVQWVTSVYMLVSGIMVPISGYLIDKFSTRKLFAGALATFMVGTLLCAVAPNFMLLLVGRILQSAGSGVLLPLVAVVPMLVYPPDKRGTAMGMAGIVMAAGPAIGPVVGGLVIDSFGWRPMFIGIAVVALVILVGGTMMLKNVGELKNPKLNILSVILSTIAFGGLLYGFSSASTMGWTSPVVIISIVVGLVAFVAFVYKQVKLDEPLLRVDTLATRNFRNSAILVTLINAAVAATNVTLPIFIQNVLGQSATVTGMVMLPAAAVGIILSPVAGAAFDKFGPRGVGIGGLALMTISLGLLGTINTRTSVLFVAVFCALQASGQAIANMPINTWGVNALPNDMIAHGNAIANTGRQIAAAIATSLLVTAETSVTASHMSQGVKSATASGIAFSYLLCAAISLVALIICIFTVTSRAKEKAARNAKAYEAQASAEVAVETTEGQPAEHHYAGAYVAPAASLFKQAQEQSIGGIMDDQPYSCLDSDDITHVVHEFIRLNVSSLPVVNGDGRLVGFVSDGDVLKAIATYESRTVPTGTGSTMVVFDDETVASKVQALSGKKVMDIATRKVVAATPDQHVGEVARILAKKQFKKLPVVDGDGRLVGVIRRKSVMEHAFDALFPKDDR from the coding sequence GTGACCTCACAGAAGACCGCGGAATTTGGGTCCGCCGCCAGTTCCGTAAAGCCTATTGATTCGCACGCCCGATTCATCGTCGTGGGCGTGATCGTCGTCGGCTCGTTCATCGCGCTGCTCAACCAGACCGTCATGTCACCGGCCTTGCCGGCACTGATGCGTGATTTCAATATCACCACCGGCACCGTGCAGTGGGTGACCAGCGTCTACATGCTGGTCTCGGGCATCATGGTGCCGATTTCAGGCTATCTGATTGATAAATTCTCCACCCGAAAGCTCTTCGCCGGAGCTCTTGCCACTTTCATGGTCGGCACACTGCTGTGTGCCGTCGCACCGAATTTCATGCTGTTGCTCGTCGGACGCATACTGCAATCCGCCGGCTCCGGCGTGCTGTTGCCATTGGTCGCCGTAGTGCCGATGCTCGTCTATCCGCCGGATAAGCGCGGCACTGCCATGGGCATGGCCGGTATCGTCATGGCCGCCGGCCCGGCTATCGGCCCGGTTGTCGGTGGTCTGGTGATTGACAGTTTCGGATGGCGCCCGATGTTCATTGGCATCGCAGTTGTGGCACTGGTCATCCTTGTCGGAGGCACGATGATGCTCAAGAACGTCGGCGAGTTGAAGAACCCAAAGCTCAACATCCTGTCCGTGATCCTTTCGACCATCGCGTTCGGTGGCCTGCTCTATGGCTTCTCGTCTGCTTCCACGATGGGATGGACCAGTCCGGTCGTCATTATTTCAATCGTCGTTGGTCTTGTGGCCTTCGTCGCATTCGTATACAAGCAAGTCAAGCTCGATGAGCCATTGTTGCGCGTTGACACCCTTGCCACCCGCAACTTCCGCAACTCCGCGATTCTGGTCACTCTGATTAACGCCGCAGTCGCCGCAACCAACGTGACGTTGCCTATCTTCATCCAGAATGTACTCGGCCAATCCGCCACCGTCACCGGCATGGTCATGCTGCCCGCCGCGGCGGTCGGCATCATCCTGAGTCCGGTCGCCGGTGCCGCATTCGACAAATTCGGCCCGCGCGGCGTGGGCATCGGCGGCCTTGCGCTCATGACCATCTCTCTTGGTCTTCTCGGCACCATCAATACCAGGACATCAGTGCTGTTTGTCGCCGTGTTCTGCGCATTGCAGGCATCCGGTCAGGCTATCGCCAACATGCCGATCAACACTTGGGGCGTCAACGCTTTGCCGAACGACATGATCGCCCATGGCAACGCCATCGCCAACACCGGCCGCCAGATCGCGGCAGCCATTGCGACCTCGCTTCTGGTCACCGCAGAAACATCCGTGACCGCCTCGCACATGTCTCAGGGTGTGAAGTCCGCCACGGCCAGCGGCATCGCGTTCTCCTACCTGCTGTGCGCCGCCATCTCGCTGGTCGCCCTGATCATCTGCATCTTCACCGTCACCAGCCGTGCCAAGGAGAAGGCCGCACGCAACGCCAAGGCCTACGAGGCGCAAGCCTCCGCCGAAGTCGCGGTCGAAACCACTGAAGGCCAGCCCGCCGAGCATCACTACGCCGGCGCATACGTGGCCCCCGCCGCCTCCCTGTTCAAGCAGGCCCAGGAACAGTCCATCGGCGGAATCATGGACGATCAGCCCTACAGCTGCCTGGACAGCGATGACATCACGCATGTGGTGCACGAGTTCATCCGCCTCAACGTCTCCAGCCTTCCCGTGGTGAACGGCGATGGCAGGCTCGTCGGCTTCGTCAGCGACGGCGATGTCCTGAAAGCGATTGCCACCTATGAATCCCGTACGGTTCCCACCGGCACCGGTTCGACGATGGTGGTGTTCGACGACGAAACCGTGGCCTCCAAGGTGCAGGCGCTCTCCGGCAAGAAGGTGATGGATATCGCCACGCGTAAGGTCGTTGCCGCCACGCCCGACCAGCATGTTGGAGAGGTGGCCCGAATCCTCGCCAAGAAGCAGTTCAAGAAACTGCCGGTGGTGGATGGTGATGGCAGACTCGTCGGTGTGATCCGCCGTAAGTCCGTGATGGAACATGCCTTCGACGCGCTGTTCCCAAAGGATGATCGGTGA
- a CDS encoding YeiH family protein: MVFVSIVTLAASLVASWLKQFPGFSLFGALIIALLIGMAVQFPIRKWYSSRSVEHRSGVKDAAGLISNKLLRLGIILLGFKLNLTVLFTQGIKCLPIAAVVVTLTIVVCYAIARKFGVDPQLAILVAGGTGICGAAAVMGLSGSIKVPPEKEDEKANNEVMAVAIIAIMGTIFALLEITLGPLTGLSKTQLGITAGASLHEIAHAVAAGDAFGAVDIATIMKLSRVLMLVFAAIVIAVWWDKNHSEMPADGKRKVSFPWFMLGFIGASIIGTFVPFIGAIAPNLVDFAYIVLGMAMAALGINVNFSAIAKKGQKAFLASFITSVLLMCFAAGVSALFF; encoded by the coding sequence ATGGTTTTCGTCAGCATCGTCACTTTGGCCGCCTCACTAGTGGCTTCGTGGCTTAAACAGTTTCCGGGATTCAGTCTGTTCGGCGCGCTGATCATCGCATTGCTCATCGGCATGGCGGTCCAGTTTCCGATTCGCAAATGGTATTCCAGCCGTTCCGTGGAACACAGGTCCGGCGTGAAGGACGCAGCAGGACTTATTTCCAATAAACTGTTGCGTCTGGGAATCATTCTGCTCGGATTCAAGCTCAATCTGACCGTATTGTTCACCCAAGGCATCAAGTGTCTGCCCATCGCGGCCGTGGTCGTGACACTCACCATCGTGGTGTGCTACGCCATCGCCCGCAAATTTGGCGTCGACCCGCAACTCGCCATTCTGGTGGCGGGCGGCACCGGCATTTGCGGTGCGGCCGCCGTCATGGGATTGTCTGGCTCCATCAAAGTACCGCCGGAAAAAGAGGATGAAAAAGCCAACAACGAAGTAATGGCCGTGGCCATCATCGCCATCATGGGCACCATCTTCGCGTTACTGGAAATCACCCTTGGACCATTGACCGGTTTGAGTAAGACACAGCTGGGCATTACCGCCGGAGCTTCCTTGCACGAAATCGCCCATGCCGTGGCGGCCGGCGACGCGTTCGGCGCGGTGGACATCGCAACCATCATGAAACTGTCGCGAGTGCTGATGCTGGTGTTCGCAGCCATCGTCATCGCCGTTTGGTGGGATAAAAACCATTCCGAAATGCCAGCGGACGGTAAACGCAAAGTGTCGTTCCCATGGTTCATGCTCGGTTTCATCGGCGCTTCCATCATCGGCACGTTCGTGCCGTTCATCGGTGCCATCGCACCGAATCTGGTCGATTTCGCGTACATCGTGCTCGGCATGGCCATGGCCGCGCTCGGCATCAACGTGAATTTCAGCGCCATCGCCAAGAAGGGGCAGAAGGCATTCCTAGCCAGTTTCATCACGTCTGTGCTGCTGATGTGCTTTGCGGCCGGAGTCTCAGCGCTGTTCTTCTGA
- a CDS encoding Na+/H+ antiporter NhaC family protein, with protein sequence MAELITMALFCGALIVCIIAGISIIPALLAGVVIFLAHGRLTGHTFTAMISKGFATMRAASIVVVTFVLIGLLTTLWRAAGTVSFIVTNTAGLVHPHVVVLLTFLLNCLMSLLTGSSFASAATMGVITMTLGTSMQVPPVFLGGAILSGIYFGDRCSPVSTSAQLVKTLTRTNIFDNIRLMLKTAAVPFVLTCAVYAALTLCTHPSNSSIDIAGLFSNAFDLDWVTVLPAVVLVALAIARVDVRITMTASILTALPICVAVQHMDWTAIGHALVFGFHCADARVAPLIDGGGIVSMVKVMLIVCISSSYSGIFQETELLDGAHRMVASLARHISVFGATLVTSLVASAVACNQTLSIMLTNQLCDHLESDEHRKAINLEDTAVVVAPLIPWSIAGAVPLASVGAPTSSLTLAVFLYLLPIAHWISVSLARR encoded by the coding sequence ATGGCCGAGCTCATCACAATGGCGTTGTTCTGTGGTGCGTTGATCGTCTGCATTATCGCCGGCATTTCCATTATTCCGGCGTTGTTGGCCGGCGTGGTGATCTTCCTAGCTCATGGGCGTCTTACCGGGCATACGTTCACCGCCATGATTTCCAAAGGTTTCGCGACCATGCGTGCAGCCAGCATCGTGGTAGTAACGTTCGTTCTGATCGGCCTGCTGACCACCCTGTGGCGCGCCGCAGGCACTGTGTCGTTCATTGTGACGAATACGGCAGGTCTGGTGCATCCTCATGTGGTGGTCCTACTCACGTTCCTACTCAACTGTCTGATGTCTCTGCTGACCGGATCATCGTTCGCTTCGGCCGCGACGATGGGTGTGATCACGATGACGTTGGGCACTTCCATGCAGGTTCCACCGGTGTTCCTCGGTGGAGCGATACTGTCCGGCATCTATTTCGGTGACCGCTGCTCCCCCGTATCCACCAGCGCCCAATTGGTCAAAACGCTGACGCGCACGAACATTTTCGACAATATCCGACTGATGTTGAAAACCGCCGCGGTACCGTTCGTGCTGACGTGCGCAGTGTATGCGGCATTGACGCTGTGCACGCATCCTTCCAACAGCTCCATTGACATTGCCGGACTGTTTTCCAACGCGTTCGATCTTGATTGGGTCACCGTCCTGCCCGCAGTGGTGTTGGTCGCGCTGGCGATCGCCAGGGTTGACGTGCGCATCACCATGACCGCCAGCATACTGACTGCATTGCCGATTTGCGTTGCAGTACAACATATGGATTGGACCGCGATTGGCCACGCACTGGTATTCGGATTCCACTGTGCTGACGCGCGCGTCGCACCGCTGATCGATGGTGGCGGAATCGTTTCAATGGTCAAAGTGATGCTGATCGTATGCATTTCATCGTCATATTCCGGCATTTTCCAAGAGACGGAACTGCTGGATGGCGCGCATCGGATGGTCGCATCGCTTGCCCGGCATATCAGCGTATTCGGCGCCACGCTGGTAACGTCTCTCGTAGCGAGTGCCGTCGCCTGCAATCAAACGTTGTCGATCATGCTGACAAATCAGCTATGCGACCATCTGGAGTCCGACGAGCATCGCAAGGCCATCAATCTGGAGGATACCGCCGTGGTGGTGGCTCCGCTGATTCCATGGTCCATCGCCGGAGCGGTGCCGCTCGCTTCGGTGGGAGCGCCCACGTCCAGTCTGACATTGGCAGTGTTCCTGTACCTGCTGCCGATCGCGCATTGGATTTCAGTATCGTTGGCACGGCGCTGA
- a CDS encoding DUF362 domain-containing protein, with protein MADFEARKLDELDHRTDDASAPEVFFTSVITPESLIGAYHALGRKPQGNVAIKIHSGESAKSNNLNPALVKDLVQEIGGTLVECATAYDGNRETPEKSLAVFKERGYADIAPIQIMDMGGEIEIPVAKHRHIAYDIVGKHIDDYDSIFVLSHFKGHPMGGFGGALKNVSIGIASSNGKRWIHSAGVATDHWVETAQDDFLESMAEADEAVISHMHGNMMYLNVMNRLSVDCDCIPTPSEPDMHDIGVLSSLDPVALDQACVDLIHVAPDGASVTERIASRHGEHTLEYAEELGIGSRSYRLTVLD; from the coding sequence ATGGCTGATTTCGAAGCAAGGAAGCTGGACGAATTGGATCATCGCACTGATGATGCCTCCGCGCCCGAAGTGTTCTTCACATCTGTGATCACGCCGGAAAGCCTGATCGGAGCCTATCATGCGCTCGGACGCAAGCCTCAAGGCAACGTGGCCATTAAAATCCATTCCGGCGAATCGGCGAAATCCAATAACCTCAATCCGGCGCTCGTCAAGGATCTCGTGCAGGAGATCGGCGGCACGCTCGTCGAATGTGCGACCGCATACGATGGCAATCGCGAAACGCCTGAGAAAAGCCTTGCCGTGTTCAAGGAACGTGGATACGCGGATATCGCGCCGATCCAAATCATGGACATGGGCGGTGAAATCGAAATTCCGGTAGCCAAGCACCGTCATATCGCCTATGACATCGTCGGCAAACATATCGACGACTATGATTCCATCTTCGTGCTCTCGCATTTCAAGGGGCATCCGATGGGCGGCTTCGGCGGCGCGCTCAAAAACGTGTCAATCGGCATCGCATCGTCGAACGGCAAACGCTGGATCCATTCCGCGGGCGTGGCCACCGACCACTGGGTGGAAACCGCCCAAGATGACTTCCTCGAATCGATGGCCGAAGCCGACGAGGCGGTGATCAGCCACATGCATGGCAACATGATGTATCTGAACGTCATGAACCGCCTATCCGTGGACTGCGACTGCATCCCCACCCCATCCGAACCGGACATGCACGATATCGGCGTGTTGTCATCGCTTGACCCGGTGGCGCTCGATCAGGCATGCGTGGACCTTATCCACGTTGCCCCCGACGGAGCTTCCGTCACCGAACGCATCGCTTCCCGCCACGGCGAACACACGCTCGAATACGCCGAAGAACTCGGCATCGGCTCACGCTCGTACCGTCTGACCGTGCTCGACTGA
- a CDS encoding uridine kinase family protein, producing MTTKPAGTGGVVIAHIEALLAERDHVLVAIDGPCASGKTMLAATVNKRFGGNVLHMDDFFLRPEQRTPERFAQPGGNVDRERFETEVLAPLFAGKTVQYRPWDCHSGDFAVSRTVEPARLTIVEGSYSMHPDLRGYYDCMICLAITPAEQLRRLEQRNPRMLRRFVDEWIPLENRYFEETGTESAADMIVDTALPDNV from the coding sequence ATGACCACGAAACCGGCGGGAACAGGCGGTGTCGTAATCGCCCATATTGAAGCGCTGCTTGCCGAACGCGACCATGTGCTCGTTGCGATAGACGGGCCATGCGCATCCGGCAAAACCATGCTCGCCGCAACCGTCAACAAGCGTTTCGGCGGCAACGTGCTGCATATGGACGATTTTTTTCTACGTCCCGAGCAGCGCACGCCGGAACGATTCGCGCAACCCGGCGGGAACGTGGACCGCGAACGGTTCGAAACGGAAGTATTGGCTCCGCTTTTCGCCGGAAAAACCGTGCAATACCGTCCATGGGATTGTCATTCGGGCGATTTCGCGGTCTCTCGTACCGTCGAACCGGCTCGGTTGACCATCGTGGAAGGCAGCTACAGCATGCATCCCGATCTGCGCGGGTACTACGATTGCATGATCTGTCTTGCGATTACGCCTGCTGAGCAACTGCGTCGGCTTGAGCAACGTAATCCGCGCATGCTGCGACGTTTCGTCGACGAGTGGATTCCGTTGGAAAACCGTTATTTCGAAGAGACCGGAACCGAATCGGCTGCCGACATGATCGTCGACACTGCATTGCCGGATAACGTATGA
- a CDS encoding ECF transporter S component: MSDSATMSVRALHRTELPKLSLSTKAAATVLAIVAAVALPQLFHVIGAVSGQGTMLGVAFLPMHLPIIFVGLIAGPAVGAIAGAAAPLASFLLSGMPMLAMLPLMMVELCAYGLVAGLLREVKLPSLAKVVIAQLAGRVVLTAATAIAVFAFGSSKAVAATWTSDLAAGLPGLALQWALIPLAAYWTESLIAKRNH, from the coding sequence ATGTCTGATTCTGCAACTATGTCCGTGCGCGCTTTGCATCGTACCGAACTGCCGAAGCTGAGCCTGAGCACCAAAGCCGCGGCCACCGTGTTGGCCATTGTGGCCGCGGTCGCATTGCCGCAGCTGTTCCATGTCATCGGTGCCGTTTCCGGGCAGGGCACCATGCTTGGCGTAGCATTTCTGCCGATGCATCTGCCGATCATCTTTGTCGGCCTGATTGCCGGTCCTGCCGTCGGCGCCATCGCCGGAGCCGCCGCGCCGCTCGCCAGCTTCCTGCTGTCCGGCATGCCGATGCTGGCGATGCTGCCGCTGATGATGGTGGAATTGTGCGCGTATGGTCTTGTGGCCGGTCTGCTGCGCGAAGTCAAGCTGCCGAGTCTTGCGAAGGTGGTCATCGCCCAGCTGGCCGGCCGTGTGGTGCTGACCGCGGCCACTGCGATCGCTGTGTTCGCGTTCGGCTCAAGCAAGGCGGTCGCCGCAACATGGACGAGCGACCTGGCCGCCGGTCTGCCGGGACTCGCCTTGCAGTGGGCGCTGATCCCGCTCGCCGCCTACTGGACCGAGTCGCTGATTGCCAAGCGCAATCACTGA
- a CDS encoding sulfite exporter TauE/SafE family protein — protein MIAGVSITTLLLVLAAGIGAGFVGYAVGASSLISYPALLAFGIPPVLSNTTNTVGVCGTGIGGLLSARKELKGQGVRVAVYACIGLVGGIIGGLLLLELPAEVFECAVPPLILFSAIIIALNPRKKAAARDAVAQALPQSHQGERAARIASKTASGTLRNDPWWLWLGVSFVGIYSGYFGAAAGTLALAILDLGKIGPFHQINALKTVVGFGANISAAIMFIIRGSVDWPFAIMMCLGCTIGSAIAPPVTRHIPENIMRAAAVLTGIILAVKLGWSTYL, from the coding sequence ATGATCGCGGGAGTGTCCATCACCACATTGCTGCTGGTGCTCGCAGCCGGCATCGGGGCGGGATTCGTTGGATACGCGGTCGGCGCATCCTCGCTGATATCCTATCCGGCGTTGCTGGCGTTCGGCATTCCGCCTGTGCTGTCCAACACCACGAACACGGTGGGCGTGTGCGGTACGGGCATCGGCGGACTGCTTTCCGCCCGAAAGGAGCTCAAAGGCCAAGGCGTGCGCGTGGCCGTCTACGCCTGCATCGGATTGGTCGGTGGCATTATCGGCGGACTGTTGCTGCTGGAACTGCCGGCAGAAGTGTTCGAATGCGCGGTGCCGCCGCTGATCCTGTTCAGCGCGATCATCATCGCACTCAATCCACGGAAGAAGGCGGCCGCGCGAGACGCCGTGGCGCAGGCGCTGCCGCAATCGCATCAAGGCGAACGAGCCGCGCGGATCGCCAGCAAAACCGCAAGCGGCACGTTGCGCAACGATCCGTGGTGGCTATGGCTTGGCGTAAGTTTTGTCGGCATTTATTCCGGCTATTTCGGTGCCGCAGCAGGTACGCTTGCCTTGGCGATTCTCGACTTGGGTAAGATCGGCCCGTTCCACCAGATCAACGCGCTGAAGACGGTAGTCGGGTTCGGTGCGAACATTTCCGCCGCAATCATGTTCATCATCCGTGGTTCCGTCGATTGGCCGTTCGCCATCATGATGTGCCTCGGTTGCACGATCGGCAGTGCGATCGCACCACCCGTCACCCGCCATATTCCGGAGAACATCATGCGCGCCGCCGCTGTGCTCACCGGCATCATCCTCGCCGTCAAGCTCGGCTGGTCCACCTACCTGTGA
- a CDS encoding site-specific integrase, which translates to MQENITSESLFCDYYAQWVRTYKEGAIRDVTMGKYRLTQSWIGKLIPELRLADMDRTAYQQLINGYAQHHERQTTMDFHHQIKGAILDAVDEGLIPRDPTRKVIIKGKQPRIKKMKYLNQFELHAMLADLDLGDEASWDWLILLIAKTGLRFSEALGLTPDDFDFAHQTLSVSKTWDYKNGGGFVPTKNESSVRKVQLDWQLIMQLSGLLKNLPHDKPIFVHGKVYNSTANDVLARHCKNVDVPVISIHGLRHTHASLLLFAGVSIASVSRRLGHASMTTTQETYLHVIRELENKDVDIVMRALSTLI; encoded by the coding sequence ATGCAGGAAAACATCACTTCGGAATCGCTGTTTTGCGACTACTACGCCCAGTGGGTGAGAACGTATAAGGAAGGTGCCATCAGAGACGTGACCATGGGTAAATATCGACTCACACAATCTTGGATCGGCAAACTCATCCCTGAACTAAGACTTGCCGATATGGATCGCACCGCCTATCAGCAGCTCATTAACGGTTACGCGCAGCATCATGAGCGCCAGACCACCATGGATTTTCATCACCAGATCAAAGGCGCCATTCTCGATGCCGTTGATGAAGGACTCATTCCCCGTGATCCGACACGCAAAGTCATTATCAAAGGCAAGCAGCCACGCATCAAAAAAATGAAGTATCTCAACCAATTCGAGCTGCACGCTATGCTCGCTGATCTTGATCTTGGCGATGAGGCAAGTTGGGATTGGCTCATTCTCCTCATCGCGAAAACCGGACTCCGCTTCTCCGAAGCGCTTGGGCTCACGCCCGACGACTTCGATTTCGCCCACCAAACGCTTTCCGTCAGCAAAACCTGGGATTACAAAAACGGCGGCGGTTTTGTACCCACGAAAAACGAATCCTCCGTGCGCAAAGTGCAGCTTGACTGGCAGCTCATCATGCAGCTTTCCGGACTGCTCAAGAATCTTCCGCATGACAAACCCATCTTCGTGCACGGCAAAGTCTACAATTCCACAGCCAACGACGTGCTTGCCAGACATTGCAAGAACGTGGATGTGCCAGTCATTTCCATCCACGGATTGCGGCATACGCACGCATCACTGCTGCTGTTCGCCGGCGTATCGATCGCCAGCGTGTCGCGCCGCCTCGGCCACGCCAGCATGACCACAACACAGGAAACCTATCTGCATGTCATTCGCGAATTGGAAAACAAGGACGTGGACATCGTCATGCGAGCGCTGTCGACGCTTATCTGA
- a CDS encoding restriction endonuclease subunit S, with protein sequence MTFNSTGNGADESSLPSYKRLRLGDIAFEGHANKEFAYGRFVLNDAGNGIMSPRFTCLRPIVEQEYSFWKYFIHSEEVMRPILVNSTKSGTMMNELVVKDFLEQEILVPSLPEQRQIGAFFDCLDSLITLHQRKYDGCTLSPIFLERCTLCRKTSLRNRCFATTTPSG encoded by the coding sequence ATGACGTTTAACTCTACAGGCAACGGAGCTGATGAATCTTCCTTGCCGAGCTACAAGCGGCTTCGATTAGGCGATATCGCATTTGAAGGACATGCTAACAAAGAATTTGCTTATGGAAGGTTCGTGCTTAATGATGCTGGAAACGGCATTATGTCACCAAGATTCACTTGCTTGCGACCAATTGTTGAACAGGAGTACTCATTCTGGAAGTACTTTATTCACAGCGAGGAAGTTATGCGGCCAATTCTTGTGAATTCCACAAAAAGTGGCACTATGATGAACGAATTAGTTGTAAAGGACTTCCTTGAGCAGGAAATTCTCGTTCCGTCTTTACCAGAGCAGCGCCAAATCGGCGCGTTCTTCGACTGTCTGGACTCGCTCATCACCCTTCATCAGCGTAAGTATGATGGCTGCACCTTATCCCCCATCTTTTTAGAAAGGTGCACACTATGCAGGAAAACATCACTTCGGAATCGCTGTTTTGCGACTACTACGCCCAGTGGGTGA